The following are encoded together in the Acetobacter vaccinii genome:
- the nagA gene encoding N-acetylglucosamine-6-phosphate deacetylase yields MTELTGQLVLPDRILPGRITFGAQVQAITPDTTAPDRYILPGFIDGHVHGGDGADTMDGPDAIRRLARFHTRHGTTTLLPTTITRPWEEIRAALRAVAEVMRTPIPHGPCIAGAHLEGPFVSPHRLGAQPPYTLNPTPENITQALETGCVRVVTLAPELPGAQEAMTRFAQAGVRVSLGHTTATYEQADMAIRCICAAGGTAGGTHLFNAMPGIESRRPGPVTALMCSDAYAEMIFDTHHVHPATYRLTHRIMPDRLVFVTDAMQAAGLPDGPSQLGGQAVMVRNGTARMPDGNLAGSVLTLDTALRNAVQAGTPLQQAAALLTANPARYLGLTDRGSLTPGLRADLVVLSPTLDVEEVWVGGLRAA; encoded by the coding sequence ATGACAGAACTGACAGGCCAGCTTGTCCTGCCCGACCGTATTCTGCCCGGCCGGATCACCTTTGGCGCACAGGTGCAGGCCATAACCCCCGACACCACGGCCCCCGACCGCTATATCCTGCCCGGCTTCATAGACGGTCACGTCCATGGGGGCGACGGCGCGGATACCATGGACGGGCCAGACGCCATCCGCAGGCTGGCGCGCTTTCATACCCGCCATGGCACCACCACCCTGCTACCCACGACCATCACCCGCCCATGGGAGGAAATACGCGCAGCCCTGCGGGCTGTGGCCGAAGTCATGCGCACACCCATCCCTCATGGCCCCTGTATTGCCGGGGCACATCTGGAAGGGCCGTTTGTCAGCCCCCACAGGCTGGGCGCACAGCCGCCCTACACACTGAACCCCACGCCTGAAAACATTACCCAAGCGCTGGAAACAGGCTGCGTACGGGTTGTGACTCTGGCCCCGGAGCTGCCCGGTGCGCAGGAAGCCATGACCCGTTTTGCACAGGCGGGGGTGCGGGTCAGTCTGGGCCACACGACGGCAACGTACGAACAGGCAGATATGGCCATACGCTGCATCTGCGCCGCCGGGGGCACAGCGGGCGGGACACATCTGTTCAACGCCATGCCGGGGATTGAAAGCCGCAGGCCCGGCCCCGTCACCGCCCTGATGTGCAGCGATGCCTATGCGGAAATGATTTTTGACACCCACCACGTCCACCCCGCCACCTACCGGCTGACCCATAGGATCATGCCCGACAGGCTGGTCTTCGTCACCGATGCCATGCAGGCCGCAGGCCTGCCGGACGGGCCAAGCCAGCTTGGGGGGCAGGCAGTCATGGTGCGTAACGGCACCGCCCGCATGCCCGATGGCAACCTTGCCGGCAGTGTGCTGACACTGGACACTGCCTTAAGGAACGCCGTGCAGGCTGGCACACCGTTGCAACAGGCCGCCGCCCTTCTGACAGCCAACCCCGCACGCTATCTGGGCCTGACAGACCGCGGTAGCCTGACCCCCGGCCTGCGGGCCGACCTTGTCGTGCTGTCACCAACATTGGACGTGGAAGAAGTCTGGGTGGGTGGGCTACGGGCTGCCTGA
- the mdoH gene encoding glucans biosynthesis glucosyltransferase MdoH, with the protein MQANTPERLQFPALPPEAPLDMPVQDLHARPDMEGRGRTPATSPHSIILRRAAVVGSALLMTAYGAWRTHKVMDAAGFSALGVIMLLLFIALFMWIALAFTSAVAGFCSLVLRGGLGLGIRRKGDLPHLARRTALLLPTYNEPPHRVMAGLRAIYTSLEETGQIGSFDLFILSDTTNPDIWVQEEAAFLTLREQTGGHERIFYRRRHKNTERKAGNVGEWVRRFGGAYDHMVTLDADSVMSGATLVRMADAMERNPGVGLIQTLPVIVGGGTLFARLQQFAGRVYGPIIAFGIAWWHGSEGNYWGHNAIIRTRAFAGQAGLPHVPGRPPFGGHILSHDFVEAALMRRGGWAIHMIPALDGSYEESPPTLTDVAIRDRRWCQGNLQHVKVLPTRGLHWVSRLHMIIGIGAYVTSPLWLVFLLTGILISLQAHFQRPEYFGDTKLLYPNWPHVDPVQAKYVFIGTMAVLLAPKLLAYIALLCDGEARRGSGGAVRAALSILLETLVGGLIAPIAMLIQTSGVMSILSGHDSGWNAQRRDDGKVPLGEIARNYWRFTVFGLLLGAGAWVVSPSLFFWMTPVLLGLVFSIPLVAFTSSRAVGQEFRRAGLLLVPEETSPPTVLNMLEHGLETSTVSEEPCDALHALRADAALSRAHIAMLPHERKPGDPINAEQLVGLVKLSEASTLSAAERSLTVREKAAVLASRAGVETILRLPD; encoded by the coding sequence ATGCAGGCCAATACCCCCGAGCGGTTGCAGTTTCCCGCACTGCCGCCCGAGGCTCCGCTGGACATGCCCGTGCAGGACCTGCACGCCCGGCCGGATATGGAGGGCAGGGGCCGCACGCCTGCGACCTCGCCCCACAGTATTATCCTGCGGCGGGCCGCAGTGGTGGGCTCGGCCCTGCTGATGACCGCCTATGGCGCATGGCGCACGCATAAGGTCATGGACGCGGCAGGGTTTTCCGCCCTGGGCGTGATCATGCTGCTGCTGTTTATTGCGCTGTTCATGTGGATTGCGCTGGCCTTTACTTCGGCCGTGGCGGGTTTTTGCTCGCTGGTGCTGCGGGGTGGGCTGGGCCTGGGTATCCGCCGCAAGGGGGATCTGCCGCATCTGGCGCGCCGGACAGCCTTGCTGCTGCCAACCTATAACGAACCCCCGCACCGGGTTATGGCCGGGCTGCGTGCCATTTACACCAGCCTGGAGGAAACCGGGCAGATCGGGTCGTTTGACCTGTTTATTCTGTCCGACACCACCAACCCCGACATATGGGTGCAGGAAGAAGCCGCGTTTCTGACCCTGCGTGAGCAGACGGGCGGCCATGAGCGTATTTTCTACCGCCGCAGACACAAGAACACCGAGCGCAAGGCGGGCAATGTGGGGGAATGGGTACGCCGGTTTGGCGGAGCCTATGACCACATGGTCACGCTCGATGCCGACTCCGTTATGTCCGGGGCAACCCTGGTGCGTATGGCCGACGCCATGGAGCGCAACCCCGGTGTGGGGCTGATCCAGACCCTGCCCGTCATTGTGGGTGGTGGCACCCTGTTTGCGCGCCTTCAGCAGTTTGCAGGGCGGGTGTACGGGCCGATCATCGCGTTTGGTATTGCCTGGTGGCATGGCTCGGAAGGTAACTACTGGGGCCATAACGCCATTATCCGCACACGGGCTTTTGCCGGGCAGGCAGGCCTGCCGCATGTGCCGGGGCGGCCCCCGTTTGGTGGTCATATCCTCAGTCATGACTTTGTCGAGGCGGCACTCATGCGCCGTGGTGGCTGGGCCATCCATATGATCCCCGCACTGGATGGGTCGTATGAGGAAAGCCCCCCCACCTTGACCGATGTGGCCATTCGGGACCGGCGCTGGTGCCAGGGCAATCTGCAGCACGTCAAGGTTCTGCCCACACGTGGGCTGCACTGGGTCAGCCGCCTGCATATGATCATCGGGATCGGGGCGTATGTTACATCGCCCCTGTGGCTGGTGTTCCTGCTGACGGGTATTCTGATTTCCCTTCAGGCGCATTTCCAGCGGCCGGAATATTTTGGGGACACCAAGCTGCTGTACCCCAACTGGCCCCATGTTGACCCGGTACAGGCCAAATACGTGTTTATCGGCACCATGGCGGTGCTGCTGGCCCCCAAGCTGCTGGCCTATATTGCGCTGTTGTGTGATGGCGAGGCCCGGCGGGGCAGCGGTGGTGCTGTGCGGGCAGCCCTGTCCATTCTGCTGGAAACACTGGTGGGCGGGCTGATTGCCCCCATTGCCATGCTCATCCAGACATCGGGCGTCATGTCCATTCTCAGCGGGCACGACTCGGGCTGGAATGCCCAGCGCCGCGATGATGGTAAAGTGCCGCTGGGTGAAATTGCGCGCAATTACTGGCGCTTTACGGTGTTTGGCCTGCTGCTGGGTGCCGGGGCATGGGTTGTCTCGCCCTCGCTGTTTTTCTGGATGACGCCTGTGCTGCTGGGGCTGGTCTTTTCCATCCCTCTGGTGGCCTTTACCAGTAGCCGGGCTGTCGGGCAGGAGTTCCGCCGCGCGGGCCTGCTGCTGGTGCCAGAGGAAACCAGCCCTCCCACCGTGCTGAACATGCTTGAGCATGGGCTGGAAACTTCCACCGTGTCGGAAGAACCCTGTGACGCCCTGCATGCCCTGCGGGCTGATGCCGCCTTGTCACGCGCACACATCGCCATGCTGCCGCATGAACGTAAGCCAGGTGACCCCATTAATGCCGAGCAATTGGTCGGGCTGGTCAAGCTGTCGGAAGCGTCAACCCTGAGTGCTGCCGAGCGCAGCCTGACAGTGCGGGAAAAAGCCGCCGTTCTGGCAAGCCGTGCAGGGGTGGAAACAATCCTGCGCCTGCCTGACTGA
- a CDS encoding glucan biosynthesis protein produces MSVKVQRRDVIRAGAGATLASLVGGLARPARAEEISGATGTFDDSTVIQIARRLSNAAYQAPDQHLPKVLDNLNFDQYRGIAYRPERALWAADNLDFDAEFFPRGFLYRPRIAIYEVVNGQSSAVPYSPDLFTYADPALKVDDNLGFAGLRLRAAINTPGVKEEFCVFLGASYFRAIAKGQIYGLSARGFADGTGDPKGEEFALFRAFWLEKPRPGVQAMVLHALLDSPSLTGAFRFTIRPGDTTVFDVQTSLFPRTAIEQSGIAPLTGMYYFDANDHNHVDDWRPAAHDSEALQMWTGSGQQLFRPLRNPLDLQVSTFSDVSPRGFGLMQRRRAFHDFEDLALHYEKRPSLWIEPIGDWGAGWVDLVEIPTPNEVNDNIVSFWRPKEPLRAGQEYTYTYRMYWGWDVPFPTPLARIGATRVGAVTDSSDARFFSIDFAGAPFDHLPKDTHFHVVPKASAGTIRKVVVEPNPDINGWRTTFEFVPGDAKVSDLSATLETDSGPVSEQWLYRWTP; encoded by the coding sequence GTGTCAGTAAAGGTGCAACGGCGCGACGTAATCCGGGCAGGGGCGGGGGCTACTCTGGCCTCTCTGGTTGGGGGGCTGGCCCGTCCCGCACGGGCGGAGGAAATAAGCGGCGCAACCGGCACGTTTGATGACAGTACCGTCATCCAGATTGCGCGCAGGCTGTCCAACGCCGCGTATCAGGCGCCAGACCAGCACCTGCCCAAGGTGCTCGACAACCTCAATTTCGACCAGTACCGGGGCATTGCCTACCGGCCGGAACGCGCCCTGTGGGCGGCCGATAATCTGGATTTTGACGCGGAATTTTTCCCGCGTGGGTTCCTCTACCGGCCCCGCATCGCGATTTATGAGGTCGTCAACGGCCAGTCCAGCGCGGTGCCTTACTCGCCAGACCTGTTCACCTACGCCGACCCGGCCCTCAAGGTTGATGACAATCTGGGCTTTGCTGGTCTGCGGTTGCGGGCGGCCATTAACACCCCTGGGGTCAAGGAGGAGTTCTGCGTCTTCCTTGGTGCGTCCTATTTCCGGGCCATTGCCAAGGGGCAGATCTATGGCCTGTCAGCGCGTGGCTTTGCTGACGGCACGGGCGACCCCAAGGGTGAGGAATTTGCCCTCTTCCGCGCATTCTGGCTGGAAAAACCCCGCCCTGGCGTGCAGGCCATGGTGCTGCACGCCCTGCTGGACAGCCCGTCGCTGACAGGGGCCTTCCGCTTTACCATCCGTCCGGGCGACACCACGGTGTTTGATGTGCAGACATCCCTGTTCCCCCGCACAGCCATCGAGCAGTCGGGCATAGCCCCGCTGACCGGCATGTATTATTTTGACGCCAACGACCACAACCATGTGGACGACTGGCGCCCCGCTGCCCATGACAGCGAAGCCTTGCAGATGTGGACTGGCTCGGGCCAGCAGTTGTTCCGCCCGCTGCGTAACCCTCTGGACCTTCAGGTTTCCACCTTCTCCGATGTGTCGCCGCGCGGGTTCGGGCTTATGCAGCGCCGCCGGGCCTTCCATGATTTTGAAGACCTGGCCCTGCATTACGAAAAACGGCCCTCCCTGTGGATCGAACCGATCGGGGACTGGGGGGCAGGCTGGGTGGACCTTGTGGAAATTCCCACACCCAACGAGGTCAACGACAATATCGTGTCGTTCTGGCGGCCCAAGGAGCCCCTGCGTGCGGGGCAGGAATATACCTACACCTACCGGATGTATTGGGGGTGGGATGTCCCCTTCCCCACACCTCTGGCGCGGATCGGGGCCACCCGTGTGGGGGCCGTGACCGACAGCAGCGATGCCCGTTTCTTCTCGATCGACTTTGCCGGGGCACCGTTTGACCACCTGCCCAAGGACACGCATTTCCATGTTGTGCCCAAGGCATCGGCAGGGACAATCCGCAAGGTTGTGGTTGAGCCCAACCCCGACATTAACGGCTGGCGCACGACGTTTGAATTTGTGCCGGGCGATGCCAAGGTGTCCGATCTGAGCGCTACGCTGGAGACGGATTCCGGCCCCGTGTCGGAACAGTGGCTGTATCGATGGACCCCGTAA
- a CDS encoding GNAT family N-acetyltransferase, which produces MTNPSADTTWRAMTPDDLAGVITLAGHIHTDYPEDAAVFAERLALCPTGCLVLDGPLGVVGYLISHPWQGPLSPPLNTLLGALPATPESWYIHDVALAPAARGAGHAGKVVPLVEGMARQHGLPRLSLTSTGQALSFWHRQGFVDEVITEAERAILASYDPQARLMTRPVA; this is translated from the coding sequence ATGACCAATCCGAGCGCAGATACCACCTGGCGTGCCATGACGCCAGACGATCTTGCAGGCGTCATCACGCTGGCAGGGCATATCCACACCGACTACCCCGAGGATGCTGCTGTCTTTGCTGAAAGGCTGGCCCTATGCCCCACGGGCTGCCTTGTTCTGGACGGGCCGCTGGGCGTGGTGGGGTATCTGATCAGCCACCCGTGGCAAGGGCCGCTTTCCCCCCCGCTCAACACCCTTCTGGGCGCGCTGCCCGCAACGCCGGAGAGTTGGTACATTCACGACGTAGCTCTGGCCCCTGCCGCGCGGGGTGCTGGACATGCGGGCAAGGTTGTCCCGCTGGTAGAGGGCATGGCCCGCCAGCATGGTCTACCCAGGCTGAGCCTGACATCCACCGGGCAGGCGCTGTCCTTCTGGCACCGTCAGGGTTTTGTCGATGAGGTGATCACCGAGGCAGAACGCGCGATTCTGGCGTCCTACGACCCGCAGGCCCGGCTAATGACACGCCCTGTCGCCTGA
- the recA gene encoding recombinase RecA — protein MDKAKALEGALGQIERAFGKGSVMRLGQRPKEQGDVISTGSLGLDIALGIGGLPRGRVVEIYGPESSGKTTLALHAIAEAQKKGGTCAFIDAEHALDPGYAKKLGVDIDNLLISQPDAGEQALEIADTLVRSGAIDVLVVDSVAALVPRAELEGDMGDSHVGLHARLMSQALRKLTGTVARSNTLLIFLNQIRLKIGVMFGNPETTTGGNALKFYSSVRMDIRRIGSIKDKDEVMGNQTRVKVVKNKMAPPFRQVEFDIMYGEGISKVGELIDLGVKAGVVEKSGAWFSCDSQRIGQGRENAKQFLRDHPEMAAEIERKVREHAGVVAEAMMTSNDHETEEDDL, from the coding sequence ATGGACAAGGCAAAGGCTCTTGAAGGCGCGCTGGGTCAGATCGAGCGTGCGTTTGGCAAAGGGTCTGTCATGCGCCTCGGGCAGCGCCCCAAGGAGCAGGGGGATGTAATTTCCACCGGCTCGCTGGGACTGGACATTGCGTTGGGCATTGGCGGCCTGCCGCGTGGCCGCGTTGTGGAAATTTATGGCCCCGAAAGTTCGGGCAAGACCACACTGGCCCTGCATGCCATTGCCGAGGCGCAGAAAAAAGGTGGTACCTGCGCCTTTATTGACGCCGAACACGCGCTGGACCCCGGCTACGCCAAAAAGCTTGGCGTGGATATTGATAACCTGCTGATCAGCCAGCCCGATGCGGGTGAACAGGCGCTTGAAATTGCCGACACGCTGGTGCGCTCAGGCGCTATTGACGTGCTGGTGGTGGACAGTGTGGCAGCCCTTGTCCCCCGTGCCGAGCTGGAAGGCGATATGGGCGACAGCCACGTTGGCCTACATGCCCGCTTGATGAGCCAGGCCCTGCGTAAGCTGACAGGCACGGTTGCCCGGTCCAACACGCTGCTGATCTTCCTCAACCAGATCCGTCTCAAGATCGGGGTCATGTTCGGCAACCCCGAAACCACGACGGGGGGGAATGCCCTCAAGTTCTATTCCTCGGTGCGGATGGATATTCGCCGCATTGGTTCCATCAAGGACAAGGACGAGGTCATGGGCAACCAGACCCGCGTCAAGGTGGTGAAGAACAAGATGGCTCCGCCGTTCCGGCAGGTCGAGTTTGACATCATGTACGGCGAAGGCATCAGCAAGGTTGGGGAGCTGATTGACCTTGGTGTGAAGGCGGGCGTGGTTGAAAAGTCTGGGGCCTGGTTTTCGTGCGATAGCCAGCGCATTGGTCAGGGGCGTGAAAACGCCAAACAGTTCCTGCGTGACCACCCCGAAATGGCTGCTGAGATTGAACGCAAGGTGCGTGAGCATGCCGGTGTCGTGGCCGAGGCCATGATGACCTCGAATGATCATGAAACCGAGGAAGATGATCTCTAA
- a CDS encoding gamma-glutamyltransferase has translation MAARFQKRFSILSRARLLSFRRPSRMAALALVATTALAACGGPRTVTQPVEGGFVGSVAADEPRAAQIAHDVLARGGNAADAATALGLALSVTLPSRASLGSGGACLAWRPGDATGQAFVFVPPAGAGNAAGADRPAAVPMLARGLFLLQLRYGSVDLNGLFLPARDLALHGVPVSGLLASDLAVVQNALLADEKARAIFTKSDGSVLGTDDLLVQTRLAGALERMRTAGVGDLYGGSLGQVFVTGANTAGGALDIQDLRSALATVQTPLTARAGGVDLSFLPPPADGGLGMALLYLAGGQGVRAEQVVAGWRSQHGGKTMNVADAQALLDSGHAPAGGGLAALPASTSYVVTDRTGETVACALSMNNLFGTGRIAGSTGIVLAASPARRPQPLLAAGIAHVGTQQFRAAAAASGQNVAADTAAIALHSAVAGVRPEVTQGVGRANSVSCPAGLPGNAQSCFAWTDPRGTGLALPVGH, from the coding sequence GTGGCTGCCCGATTCCAGAAACGTTTTTCTATCCTGTCCCGCGCCCGCCTTCTGTCCTTCCGGCGGCCATCACGCATGGCCGCTCTGGCACTGGTGGCGACAACCGCTCTGGCGGCGTGTGGCGGGCCAAGGACTGTCACCCAGCCTGTTGAGGGTGGTTTTGTCGGCAGTGTCGCAGCGGATGAGCCGCGTGCTGCCCAGATCGCGCATGATGTTCTGGCGCGGGGCGGCAACGCGGCCGATGCTGCAACGGCGCTGGGGCTGGCACTGTCCGTTACCCTGCCGTCCCGTGCATCGCTCGGCAGTGGTGGGGCGTGTCTGGCCTGGCGGCCGGGTGATGCCACAGGGCAGGCCTTTGTGTTTGTGCCTCCTGCGGGGGCAGGCAATGCAGCCGGGGCGGACAGACCTGCCGCAGTGCCTATGCTGGCCCGTGGCCTGTTCCTGCTGCAATTGCGCTATGGCAGTGTCGATCTGAACGGTCTGTTCCTGCCCGCGCGTGATCTTGCGCTGCATGGCGTGCCCGTCAGCGGTCTGCTGGCCTCCGACTTGGCGGTTGTGCAGAACGCCCTGCTGGCGGACGAAAAAGCACGGGCTATTTTTACTAAAAGCGACGGCAGCGTGCTGGGTACGGATGACCTGCTGGTGCAGACCCGCCTTGCCGGTGCGCTGGAACGCATGCGTACGGCAGGCGTTGGTGACCTGTATGGTGGGTCTTTGGGGCAGGTGTTTGTGACGGGGGCTAACACAGCCGGGGGGGCGCTGGACATTCAGGACCTGCGCTCCGCTCTGGCGACTGTCCAGACACCGCTGACGGCACGGGCAGGTGGGGTTGACCTCAGCTTCCTGCCGCCTCCGGCTGATGGTGGGCTGGGTATGGCCCTGCTGTATCTGGCCGGTGGGCAGGGTGTGCGGGCCGAGCAGGTGGTGGCGGGCTGGCGCAGCCAGCATGGTGGCAAGACTATGAATGTGGCCGACGCTCAGGCTCTGCTGGATTCGGGGCATGCTCCTGCCGGGGGTGGGCTTGCGGCTCTTCCGGCGTCAACCAGCTATGTCGTGACTGATCGTACTGGGGAAACCGTTGCCTGCGCCCTGAGCATGAATAACCTGTTTGGCACCGGGCGCATTGCGGGGTCCACCGGGATTGTGCTTGCGGCCTCTCCTGCCCGTCGTCCGCAGCCTTTGCTGGCGGCAGGTATTGCCCATGTGGGCACCCAGCAGTTCCGCGCTGCGGCGGCGGCATCGGGGCAGAATGTGGCGGCGGATACGGCGGCCATTGCGCTGCACTCGGCCGTGGCAGGTGTCCGTCCGGAGGTTACGCAGGGTGTTGGCCGGGCCAATTCCGTGTCCTGCCCTGCTGGCCTGCCGGGAAATGCCCAAAGCTGCTTTGCCTGGACAGACCCGCGTGGCACAGGTCTGGCCCTGCCGGTGGGGCACTAA
- a CDS encoding DsbA family protein → MLKSFSLRARQATMAAVATLLAMGATTPARAADSSFTPAQRAEIVTIMREALKTDPTILSEAITALQNKASAQKAASALDVVRRNPAQFGQSTTDVVLGNPHGTLSVVEFYDPRCPYCRKVLADLDTLAASEPQLRLVEKVIPVLGPNSVLDSQAIMAAGLQNAYLPFQKALMTDTGAPGPDRIRRVAKQAGLDADRLLRDMKSPAVTSALSHNVALARSIDLDGTPTFIIGEQEIIPGAVSLEDLKASLAKLKQHTH, encoded by the coding sequence ATGCTTAAATCTTTTTCCCTGCGCGCCCGCCAGGCCACCATGGCCGCGGTCGCAACCCTGCTTGCCATGGGGGCCACCACCCCGGCCCGGGCGGCTGACAGCAGCTTTACCCCCGCCCAGCGGGCCGAGATTGTCACCATCATGCGCGAGGCGCTGAAAACAGACCCCACGATCCTGTCCGAGGCCATTACAGCCTTGCAAAACAAGGCTTCGGCACAAAAAGCGGCCTCCGCGCTGGATGTGGTGCGCCGCAATCCGGCCCAGTTCGGCCAGAGCACGACCGACGTGGTGCTGGGCAACCCCCATGGCACCCTGAGCGTGGTGGAATTTTACGACCCGCGCTGCCCCTACTGCCGCAAGGTGCTGGCCGACCTTGATACGCTGGCCGCGTCCGAACCCCAGCTCCGGCTGGTGGAAAAAGTTATTCCCGTCCTTGGTCCCAACAGCGTGCTGGACTCCCAGGCCATTATGGCAGCGGGACTCCAGAATGCGTATCTGCCCTTCCAGAAAGCCCTGATGACCGATACCGGTGCCCCCGGCCCCGACCGGATCCGCCGGGTGGCCAAACAGGCCGGGCTGGATGCGGACCGCCTGCTGCGGGACATGAAAAGCCCTGCCGTCACATCCGCCCTGAGCCATAATGTGGCTCTTGCACGCTCGATTGATCTGGACGGCACACCAACCTTTATCATCGGGGAGCAGGAAATTATTCCCGGTGCGGTCTCGCTGGAAGACCTCAAGGCCTCTCTGGCCAAGTTGAAGCAGCACACGCACTAA
- a CDS encoding YoaK family protein, giving the protein MADTVGTPSMPLRRLVLRVMGLTSVCGIVEVIGYQDFGRIYPAIMTGNTVELGWSFSLGEWVRFYSILYALAGFVLGCMLAAFIRSRLRHPALGLFLAAGVLLVAGCVRLVPWLRFPLELPLLSLALGMQGEMIARFGAVSLQTLVVTNNIVRFSSAFVGRFVTFGKDDPRRPALEAVVLPGTSALTYAIMAATGTWLDHIMRLPFLVPVVLLLVLGVELYGAADGHTG; this is encoded by the coding sequence GTGGCTGATACGGTCGGGACACCCTCCATGCCCCTGCGGCGTCTGGTGTTGCGCGTCATGGGGCTGACATCCGTGTGCGGCATTGTCGAGGTTATTGGTTATCAGGACTTCGGGCGGATTTACCCTGCCATCATGACCGGTAATACCGTGGAACTAGGCTGGTCTTTCAGCCTGGGGGAATGGGTACGGTTTTACAGTATCCTCTACGCGCTCGCGGGTTTTGTGCTGGGCTGCATGCTGGCGGCTTTTATACGCTCGCGCCTGCGGCACCCGGCACTGGGGCTGTTTCTGGCGGCAGGGGTGCTGCTGGTGGCAGGGTGTGTCCGGCTGGTGCCGTGGCTGCGCTTTCCGCTGGAACTGCCGCTGCTGTCGCTGGCTCTTGGCATGCAGGGGGAAATGATTGCCCGTTTTGGGGCGGTCAGCCTCCAGACCCTTGTTGTCACCAATAATATTGTCCGCTTTTCCAGCGCTTTTGTGGGGCGGTTTGTAACTTTTGGAAAAGATGATCCCCGCCGCCCTGCGCTGGAGGCTGTGGTGCTGCCCGGCACATCGGCGCTGACCTACGCCATTATGGCGGCAACCGGCACCTGGTTGGACCACATCATGCGGCTGCCCTTTTTGGTGCCTGTGGTGTTGCTGCTGGTGCTGGGGGTGGAGCTGTATGGCGCGGCGGACGGCCACACAGGCTGA
- a CDS encoding CoA transferase: MYPPLEGIQVIDVTETQAGSICTQMLAWFGATVHRVEPSTILAMAHRHAGVGSPAPDSVSADGPPTLDQLVQDADILVDTFASGTLERLGLAWESLQALNPRLIHGTVRGGADKSPYEPFLKYEEIAQCVGGAAATTGWEAGPPMLGGVAMAQSGTGMTLLAGVLAALFHRERTGRGQRVNISIQDAVLNLCTHGAPVQPTPEGAQALAAPPSARRGNASRGDVPGWMLRCRNWKTDPNDYIYVIVDPDRWPDLCQVIGKPDWMTDPEFETQAAREPHLFDIYRQIEAWLSDKDKYQAAEALGRVSVPCGPVLSAQEAGRDRTLRNRGSGLDRPEGPGARALAQGCPVRFSAFSSHSPAAVGGRWQAGISVRGPTQGPGPAGDAQRRVVA, from the coding sequence ATGTACCCGCCACTGGAAGGTATCCAGGTTATAGACGTTACGGAAACTCAGGCAGGATCGATCTGTACGCAGATGCTCGCCTGGTTCGGCGCGACTGTACACAGGGTGGAGCCTTCCACCATTCTGGCTATGGCACATAGGCATGCTGGGGTGGGCAGTCCCGCGCCCGATTCTGTCAGTGCTGACGGGCCCCCAACACTCGACCAGCTTGTGCAGGATGCGGATATTCTGGTGGATACCTTTGCATCAGGCACGCTGGAGCGCCTTGGTCTGGCGTGGGAGAGCCTTCAGGCGCTCAACCCCCGGCTGATCCACGGCACGGTGCGGGGTGGGGCGGATAAATCACCCTATGAGCCGTTCCTGAAATATGAGGAAATAGCCCAGTGTGTAGGGGGTGCCGCCGCCACAACAGGGTGGGAGGCCGGGCCCCCCATGCTGGGGGGCGTAGCCATGGCCCAGTCTGGCACAGGCATGACCCTGCTTGCGGGCGTGCTTGCGGCTTTGTTCCACCGGGAACGCACGGGGCGGGGGCAGCGGGTCAATATTTCCATACAGGATGCGGTGCTGAACCTGTGCACCCATGGCGCGCCGGTTCAGCCCACGCCGGAAGGTGCGCAGGCTCTGGCAGCCCCACCGTCGGCACGACGTGGAAACGCCAGCCGGGGCGACGTACCAGGCTGGATGCTGCGGTGCCGGAACTGGAAGACCGACCCCAACGATTATATTTACGTGATTGTGGACCCCGACCGATGGCCAGACCTCTGCCAGGTGATTGGAAAGCCGGACTGGATGACGGACCCCGAGTTTGAGACTCAGGCTGCGCGTGAGCCCCATCTGTTCGACATCTATCGCCAGATTGAGGCATGGCTGTCGGATAAGGATAAATATCAGGCAGCGGAAGCCTTGGGCCGTGTGTCCGTGCCCTGCGGCCCGGTGCTGTCAGCGCAGGAAGCCGGGCGGGATCGGACCTTGCGCAACCGTGGGTCAGGGCTGGACAGGCCAGAAGGCCCAGGGGCGCGGGCATTGGCGCAGGGGTGCCCAGTCCGGTTCTCGGCCTTTTCATCTCACAGTCCGGCGGCTGTGGGTGGGCGCTGGCAGGCGGGTATTAGCGTGCGTGGGCCCACACAGGGGCCCGGCCCCGCGGGGGATGCGCAGCGCCGGGTGGTGGCGTAA